A part of Rhopalosiphum maidis isolate BTI-1 chromosome 3, ASM367621v3, whole genome shotgun sequence genomic DNA contains:
- the LOC113559015 gene encoding cathepsin B-like cysteine proteinase 3 has product MAKFIILISVVLLSVYLTEQAHFLSKEYVHTINKVAKTWKAKQNFPEYMTKEQIVRLLGSKSLKGALKSPIKEYDSKYTDDVEVPNFFDARIEWKHCKTIGEVRNQGNCGSCWAHGTTGAFADRLCIATNGDFNELISAEELTFCCHTCGFGCNGGNPIRAWQYFKRHGVVTGGNYNTTDGCQPYKVPPCIRDEEGHNSCSGQPTERNHRCSKSCYGNKTSDYKSGHYKTKDAYYLTNSTMQIDTVVYGPIESSFDVYDDFVNYESGVYQKTENASYLGGHAVKMIGWGEENGTPYWLMVNSWGEQWGAKGLFKIRRGTNECRIEESSTAGVPSV; this is encoded by the exons atggctaaatttataattttgatatctgTGGTATTACTTAGTGTTTACCTTACGGAACAAGCACATTTCTTAAGTAAAGAATATGTACACACAATTAACAAAGTCGCTAAAACTTGGAAG GCCAAACAAAATTTTCCCGAATATATGACCAAAGAACAAATCGTCCGATTGTTAGGCTCGAAAAGTCTCAAAGGCGCTCTTAAAAGTCCAATCAAGGAATATGATAGTAAGTACACGGACGACGTCGAAGTCCCGAATTTTTTCGACGCAAGAATAGAATGGAAACATTGCAAAACAATTGGGGAAGTGCGTAACCAAGGAAATTGTGGATCCTGTTGG gcACATGGTACTACCGGAGCGTTCGCTGACCGACTGTGCATAGCGACGAATGGGGATTTCAATGAACTCATATCCGCCGAAGAGCTGACTTTTTGCTGTCATACATGCGGTTTCGGATGTAACGGAGGTAACCCGATAAGAGCATGGCAATATTTCAAAAGACACGGCGTCGTCACCGGAGGCAACTACAACACCACCGat GGATGTCAACCGTACAAAGTACCACCTTGCATACGAGACGAAGAAGGACATAATTCGTGTTCGGGACAACCGACAGAACGCAATCACAGATGCAGTAAGAGTTGTTACGGCAACAAGACGTCCGATTACAAAAGTGGCCATTACAAAA cgAAAGACGCATATTACCTCACCAACAGTACAATGCAGATAGACACGGTGGTGTACGGACCAATCGAGTCGTCGTTTGACGTTTACGATGACTTTGTGAATTACGAATccg GAGTTTACCAAAAGACCGAGAACGCGTCGTACTTGGGAGGACACGCGGTCAAAATGATCGGATGGGGCGAAGAAAATGGCACACCGTATTGGCTGATGGTCAACTCTTGGGGCGAACAATGGGGCGCCAAagggttatttaaaatacgcaGAGGCACAAACGAATGCAGAATTGAAGAGTCGTCCACAGCAGGCGTGCCGTCAGTATAA